Below is a genomic region from Primulina eburnea isolate SZY01 chromosome 9, ASM2296580v1, whole genome shotgun sequence.
AAATAATCACAAATGTGGAAGCTTTCAAGATTGCTCCATCTTATAACCTTAAGGTTGGTACCGtaatgttataatgaataaAAGAAAGTTGAAATGACAAACTGAACTTCATGAAGATAAGGTGACACAAACCTCCAAAAAAACGTTGGTCGGACTGTTTAGTACCAAGTCATCAAATGTCTTTCCGACAACAGTCAATATGGTAGCATTCTTCTGCAATTACAAATgccaaaagaaattttaaagatGGTGGAAATGTAAAAAACCAAAACTAAGTTTTATTCCAACAAGTATCAATTTCTACAATAAACAAGATGTTTGAATAAACCTAGCTTAGTTGGTAAAGTTATCTCACTATAATCCAACAAATGTTAATTCTATACAAAGATTTGATCTATTTTCTTATAGATAAGAAACTTACATTTTCAGGAATCGGCCCTGATTTGTAATATGGGGGCAGAGTTCCTCTCACAAGCCCCGCACAAAATTCCTGCAATGCAAAATTATACAATGAATTTGACAGTAAAAGATATGGTAGTTCAAAATTCAGACCAGATAAATCAAGAATCTTTGTTACTTCAATGTTGCTCGACTTCGGATCCAACTCCAAGAGATACTTTAAATTACCGTTGTAGTCAAAACCAATCACCTATTAACACAGAGTCAACCAAAAGTCCAAAAccttaaaaaaattagaatagAAATGATACACAAAATATAATAATCCTTTTGGCTCTTACAGTAGTGTCTTCCGAGTCTTCCAGACCGAATAAGGTCAAGAAAGGCTTTGCAAGATTGTCCTCTCCTATATTTACAGCTACAAGCATTATCTGCTATCACACATTTAATGTTGTTCGAGGTGACATATTGaggggaaaaaagaaaaaaaaagatttaaaaaaaatcgatggTTAACTTCTTTGCCTCTGAGTTGAACTTCCGGGCGATGTCTTGTAATGGTTCATGAACCTTCTTTAGCTCATCAGCCTCAGCAAAGACATAAACCTAGTGACATCAAAAAAATGTAACTCTTATATTTTATTACAAGTTTTTATCAACTTCTAGAGAATATGTGAAGAATAATAAATGCAACACTGAGGAAGAGTAACCTGCAGTTTCTTAGGGCTAGAATATACTTTAGCAGAATTGGCTTCTGTCATTATGGTGACTAATGGGAACTTCTTATTCTCCAAAAAGTTCAAAATTCTGTCAGCACTCAGGTCGCCATCTGCAAGCATCAAGATACTGGTTATTCAACATAACTGAAATTTAAACAATCGAAACTATGGAATACCATAACATGAAGAATTAGATACCAAAAATAAGTGTAAAACCATCATAAAAGGGGGAAATGAAACAAACGAAGTTTAACAAGAGTTTTGGAACTGATAAGTTGAAATTAAACCAACTGTTTGTTTTTCGGCTGTTATATCTGAACTTTTCTAGCTATTACAGTCAAGTTGAACCAAAATTTGACACAGATTTacaaatagacttgaaatttaTATAGATTAATTACATGAACTAATTACATCGGAATCAATAATTCTCATAACTAATAGCAAGTTTGGTATTAGTTTAAGATCAATTTCACATACGATGTAaacgagccgagccgagccgagccgagcagtagctggctcgggctcgggctcgggctcgggctcggctcgtttcaCTATTTTCTCGGCTCGGCTCGGGCTCGTTACGAGCCTTTggtttgaagctcgggctcggctcgttcggaaTTTATGAAgttcgggctcggctcgttaatggcTCGTTTATCTTGTTTAATGAGTCTGGCTCGggttcgctaatagcgacgggttttgagGAAaagcgtcgctaatagcgacaggtATTCACAAAAACGTCGCTAATCGCGACGGGTATTTACAAAAACGTCGCCAACAGCGACGGTTATgcataaccgtcgccgatctgatcggcgacgtttttctacaactgtcgcaaatagcgacggttttaacaaaaaactgtcgctaattgttttttttttaaatgttataattatttaaatctgaaataaaaatatattgtgctgtataatcgaaaaaaaattaacaaagtttgagaaatgtaatcatattattaatctgcaaataataatacaagtgtttCATGCAAAATGAATCAGCCATGTAGCGATACATCTCCTCCTGTGATGttgatttaaaatgaatcaaattgaattttcttaatgtaacgttgatgagaataacgaaatttaataaacttacgtggaGCAGGCGGGATCGCGTGTCAACGAAAGATCCATCTGCATGTCGATGTGTGTGAACGTATAGCTCCCATGACGTTGGATCTCTGCCATGTCGTGTtcgctaaaataaattcaataattgtaaaacattaacatttataattaatgaaatatatattttttccaaagtACATTTCAATAAATGTCACGAACATCGTCGCTCGAATATTGAACCTCTTCTGTTTCACTTTCAGTTCAAATCAATTTCATTCTCGTACATAATATTAACATCGACTAGATTTTGAGACGATAAAAGAAATTGAGTTGAGATGTCATGAGGTCCACTTTTGTTGTTTTGAAATGCATCGTTCCCATCAATTTGATTATGCTATGTATTTGGCTCAACATCGGTGACATAAGCTCGCCTACAAAGAGTACTCACATGCATCCAATCTGATTCTGCTCTCTTCGTTGTTGGATAAGTCAAATACACAACTTGCGAGGCTTGCGtaggaaacacaaatggttCGTAGTATCCAAGACTCTTTTTCCGATTGacatcaacaattttgtactttttattaggaaacacaaatggtttgtaatttcgtctaaatatggtttgttctgacatttttttCGATTGTAAGGACAACGGATATATCCATTTAATAAACACTCAGGATGACTAAGTGCAAATGTTACAAACAACTCTAAACGCGACAATTTATAGACAATTtgctaaaaccctaaaccctaaaccccaaaatcgttgctattagcgacggtttgctaaacccgtcgctattatagcgacggttta
It encodes:
- the LOC140841133 gene encoding protein disulfide isomerase-like 1-6, giving the protein MLADGDLSADRILNFLENKKFPLVTIMTEANSAKVYSSPKKLQVYVFAEADELKKVHEPLQDIARKFNSEIMLVAVNIGEDNLAKPFLTLFGLEDSEDTTVIGFDYNGNLKYLLELDPKSSNIEEFCAGLVRGTLPPYYKSGPIPENKNATILTVVGKTFDDLVLNSPTNVFLEVHTPWCITCDTTSKQVEKLAKHFKGLDSLVFSRIDVSTNEHPKLLVEDYPTLLFYPATDKSNPIKFPTKSGLKELAALINSHLKSQGVSMAKDEL